Proteins encoded by one window of Akkermansia muciniphila ATCC BAA-835:
- a CDS encoding ABC transporter permease, with protein MHSSIKSIIQSSVFIFLAIAIWEYGSLSGWWRPFLFPAPSTISGYLEEAIRDNSLWSATFVTIRRLFLGYLAGISIGIPAGLLSARFQIIRNTIGVLALGFQGLPSVCWVPLAILWFGQEEAAILFVVIMGTVWSVILATENGLANIPPIYARAARTMGAGSAYTLLFVTLPASAPFIVSGMKQGWAFSWRSLMSAEIFVPILTGLGLGQLLHFGRELNSMEQVMGIMFVIILLGLLSDKLIFSPLEQSIYKRWGTNLA; from the coding sequence ATGCATTCTTCCATAAAAAGCATCATCCAATCCTCAGTATTCATCTTTCTAGCTATAGCTATATGGGAATACGGGTCTCTGTCCGGCTGGTGGAGGCCTTTCCTATTCCCGGCACCTTCCACCATAAGCGGCTATCTTGAAGAAGCAATCAGGGACAACTCTCTCTGGTCCGCTACGTTCGTTACCATTAGGAGACTGTTCCTGGGGTACCTGGCAGGAATCTCCATCGGGATTCCAGCAGGACTTTTATCTGCCCGTTTCCAAATAATAAGAAACACCATCGGAGTTCTGGCACTGGGATTTCAAGGGCTTCCCAGCGTTTGCTGGGTCCCTCTGGCCATCCTATGGTTCGGTCAGGAAGAAGCGGCCATCTTGTTCGTTGTCATCATGGGTACTGTCTGGTCAGTCATACTGGCCACAGAAAATGGACTTGCCAACATCCCTCCAATTTATGCTCGCGCAGCTCGGACAATGGGAGCCGGTTCTGCCTACACGCTGCTCTTCGTCACGCTTCCGGCCTCTGCACCATTCATCGTCAGCGGCATGAAGCAAGGTTGGGCCTTCTCCTGGCGCTCCCTGATGTCCGCAGAAATTTTTGTTCCCATCCTGACAGGATTGGGATTGGGACAGCTCCTGCACTTCGGAAGAGAACTCAATTCCATGGAGCAGGTCATGGGAATCATGTTCGTTATTATTCTCTTAGGCCTGCTCTCAGATAAACTCATCTTCTCCCCCCTGGAACAATCTATCTACAAACGCTGGGGGACAAATCTAGCTTAA
- a CDS encoding ABC transporter ATP-binding protein: MSRLSIRNVSKSYFSRKKSLLALSSANLDIGEGEFICLVGPSGCGKTTLLNMIAGLIKSDTGSISYDGEIISGPGPDRTVVFQDFALFPWLNVLHNVEFGLRFTGIPRRKRCQIALKNLKSVGLDNFTQARIHELSGGMKQRVAIARALALRPRVLLMDEPFAALDAMTREQLYADIQAICAGHGITVVFVTHNVREAVCLGDRVILFSSHPGRICGEFCIRLPRPRQINDPGVARLSSNITRALKLVSRTAEEKQDTQTSCILP, encoded by the coding sequence ATGAGTAGATTATCCATACGAAACGTTTCCAAAAGTTATTTTTCCAGAAAAAAATCGCTTCTGGCGCTTTCTTCTGCCAATCTGGACATAGGGGAAGGAGAATTCATCTGCCTGGTAGGTCCAAGCGGTTGTGGCAAAACAACTCTGCTGAATATGATCGCCGGTCTGATCAAATCGGATACGGGAAGCATTTCCTATGATGGAGAAATAATCTCAGGTCCTGGACCGGACAGGACAGTCGTTTTTCAGGATTTCGCCCTGTTCCCGTGGTTAAACGTGCTGCACAATGTAGAATTCGGTCTCCGATTTACCGGAATTCCCCGCAGAAAACGTTGCCAAATAGCTTTGAAAAACCTGAAATCAGTAGGCTTGGACAACTTCACGCAAGCTCGTATCCATGAACTCTCCGGAGGAATGAAACAACGCGTAGCCATAGCCCGGGCTCTTGCATTGCGCCCCAGGGTTCTTCTGATGGATGAGCCCTTCGCGGCATTGGATGCCATGACCAGGGAACAACTTTATGCGGATATCCAGGCCATTTGTGCCGGACATGGGATTACCGTCGTCTTTGTTACTCATAATGTACGGGAAGCCGTATGCCTGGGAGACAGAGTCATTTTATTTTCCTCCCACCCTGGACGTATTTGCGGAGAATTCTGCATTCGTTTGCCGCGACCGCGCCAAATCAATGATCCGGGAGTAGCCCGGCTATCCTCAAACATCACACGTGCATTAAAATTGGTTTCCAGAACCGCAGAAGAAAAACAAGACACACAGACATCATGCATTCTTCCATAA
- a CDS encoding ABC transporter substrate-binding protein, which produces MKTLPLALDALLCIGALLVPAFLASCREASERQDQIRFGLFPNVTHVQGLVARHFSRTGEGWFEKRIFERTGKNISILWYAYNAGPSAMEAMFANSLDFTYVGSSPAINAYSKSNGTLLQIVAGAVQGGSGLVVPTHSEARTQKDFQGKIIATPQLGNTQDIACRTWLALGGVAVTQSRGDASILPTPNPEQISLFRQGKLDGSWTVEPWISRLEKEAGGKLLFLETDAVTTVLTAQKRILEKQPDVAQAIIEAHRELTFWIIEHPQEAQKIVVEELRELTRSSIDPSLILHAWPRLVPTNKISEEKLQAFAKDMVRTGFYKELPRVEGIIRNDKNNPSHE; this is translated from the coding sequence ATGAAAACTCTGCCTCTTGCATTAGATGCTCTTCTTTGTATTGGCGCTCTCCTGGTTCCAGCATTTCTGGCATCCTGTCGGGAAGCATCCGAACGGCAGGATCAAATACGCTTTGGCCTTTTCCCCAACGTAACCCATGTCCAGGGGTTGGTTGCCAGGCATTTCAGCCGCACGGGGGAGGGATGGTTTGAAAAACGCATCTTTGAACGGACGGGGAAAAACATCTCCATCCTATGGTATGCTTACAACGCCGGCCCCAGTGCCATGGAAGCCATGTTCGCCAATTCCCTGGATTTTACCTACGTTGGTTCGAGCCCTGCCATTAATGCGTATTCCAAATCCAATGGAACTCTCCTGCAAATAGTAGCAGGAGCCGTACAGGGAGGGTCCGGACTGGTCGTCCCCACCCATTCCGAAGCACGAACACAAAAAGACTTTCAAGGGAAAATCATCGCTACCCCCCAATTGGGCAATACTCAGGATATAGCCTGCCGGACATGGTTGGCCCTGGGAGGCGTAGCAGTCACTCAATCCAGAGGAGACGCAAGCATACTTCCTACCCCCAATCCAGAACAGATATCTCTCTTTCGTCAAGGAAAACTAGACGGATCCTGGACTGTAGAACCATGGATTAGCCGCCTGGAAAAGGAAGCCGGAGGCAAGCTCCTGTTTCTTGAAACGGATGCCGTAACTACTGTTCTGACAGCCCAAAAGAGAATTCTGGAAAAACAGCCGGACGTGGCACAGGCCATTATTGAAGCTCACAGAGAACTCACTTTCTGGATTATCGAACATCCCCAGGAAGCTCAAAAAATCGTCGTAGAAGAACTGAGGGAACTCACCCGTTCCAGCATTGATCCCTCTTTAATTCTCCATGCATGGCCCAGGTTAGTTCCCACTAATAAAATATCCGAAGAAAAGCTCCAAGCATTTGCCAAGGATATGGTACGGACTGGATTTTACAAGGAACTTCCCCGTGTCGAAGGCATCATCCGGAATGATAAAAATAATCCCAGCCATGAGTAG
- the cysN gene encoding sulfate adenylyltransferase subunit CysN, with protein MDIDSYLNEHENKSLLRVLTCGSVDDGKSTLIGRLLYDSKLIFDDQLAELRKASEKNGTAGAGKIDYALLLDGLRAEREQGITIDVAYRYFTTPRRKFIIADCPGHEQYTRNMATGASTADAAIILIDARHGVLTQTKRHAFIVSLLKIRHLIVAVNKMDLLKYSEEKFRKIEEEFGSFTQQLNIPDVRFVPISAIEGENVTQTTGKTPWYQGDHLLSILETLDASDSRNLRDFRFPVQTVIRPNLDFRGFAGSITSGSIRRGDPIVTLPSFQNSRIKRIVTPDGELEEAFSPQAVVLELEDEIDISSGDMIVKKGNLPHIEDRLEARVIWMSEKPLLPRSKYIMRHAGRNIQGRIVELQYDIDVNTLESRHATQLPLNHVGRIVLETSSPLFYDYYRDNRSGGAFILIDPLNNVTAGAGMLRPPHRDKVPEKEKEQLQTFVSSDERAETFGHGGKQIYVAGEDSELARSFAKQLERELHRLKAHTYGLDFKAEGVWGRSAREIVNASGLLAEAGLMSIAVLPGLPVLPRKAKGTYCIWLGNVVSAPETADRILPPAKANENTAFLLARTLYVEF; from the coding sequence ATGGACATCGACTCATACCTGAACGAACACGAAAATAAAAGCCTGCTACGCGTACTTACCTGCGGTTCCGTGGACGACGGGAAATCTACACTCATCGGACGCCTCCTTTATGACAGCAAACTGATTTTTGACGACCAGCTGGCAGAGCTGCGCAAAGCCAGTGAAAAAAATGGAACTGCTGGAGCAGGTAAAATTGATTACGCCCTGTTGCTGGACGGCCTTAGAGCGGAACGGGAACAGGGAATAACCATTGATGTAGCCTACCGGTACTTCACCACCCCACGCCGCAAATTCATCATTGCCGACTGCCCCGGACATGAACAATACACCCGGAACATGGCCACCGGAGCTTCCACGGCAGATGCCGCCATCATCCTGATTGATGCTCGCCATGGAGTACTCACACAAACGAAACGGCATGCGTTCATCGTCTCTCTTCTGAAAATACGGCACCTCATCGTAGCCGTCAACAAGATGGATCTTTTGAAATACTCTGAAGAAAAATTCCGGAAAATTGAAGAAGAATTCGGAAGCTTCACGCAACAGTTGAATATCCCGGATGTTCGTTTCGTTCCCATTTCCGCCATTGAAGGGGAAAATGTGACGCAAACAACAGGAAAAACGCCTTGGTACCAGGGCGATCATCTGCTTTCCATTCTGGAAACGCTGGATGCCAGCGACAGCAGGAATCTCCGGGATTTCCGCTTTCCGGTACAGACAGTCATACGGCCCAATCTCGATTTCCGGGGGTTCGCCGGCTCCATTACCTCCGGCTCCATCCGCAGGGGTGATCCTATCGTGACGTTGCCTTCGTTTCAAAACAGCCGGATCAAAAGAATCGTTACTCCGGACGGAGAACTGGAAGAAGCATTCTCTCCCCAAGCCGTCGTATTGGAACTTGAGGATGAAATAGATATCAGCAGCGGTGACATGATTGTCAAAAAAGGGAATCTCCCCCATATAGAGGATCGGCTGGAAGCCCGTGTCATCTGGATGTCTGAAAAACCCCTTCTTCCCAGAAGCAAATACATTATGCGCCATGCGGGCAGAAATATCCAGGGGAGGATAGTAGAACTCCAATACGACATAGACGTCAATACACTGGAAAGCCGCCATGCAACGCAGCTTCCTCTGAATCATGTCGGCCGTATCGTCCTGGAAACCAGTTCCCCCTTGTTCTATGATTATTACCGGGATAACCGTTCCGGAGGAGCTTTCATCCTGATTGACCCGCTGAATAACGTCACAGCGGGAGCTGGTATGCTCCGCCCCCCTCACAGAGATAAGGTTCCCGAAAAAGAAAAGGAACAACTCCAAACATTCGTTTCAAGCGATGAACGCGCTGAAACCTTCGGGCATGGTGGAAAACAAATTTACGTAGCGGGAGAAGACAGCGAACTGGCACGCAGCTTCGCCAAACAGCTGGAACGGGAACTCCATCGGCTCAAGGCTCATACCTACGGTCTGGATTTCAAGGCAGAAGGCGTATGGGGCAGATCCGCTAGAGAAATCGTCAATGCCTCAGGCCTGCTGGCCGAAGCGGGGCTCATGAGCATTGCAGTGCTGCCGGGCCTTCCCGTCCTGCCCAGAAAAGCAAAGGGAACCTACTGCATCTGGCTTGGGAATGTCGTCTCCGCGCCAGAAACGGCAGACCGCATCCTCCCCCCTGCGAAAGCAAACGAAAATACTGCGTTTCTTCTGGCGCGCACTCTCTATGTGGAATTTTAA